In the genome of Nycticebus coucang isolate mNycCou1 chromosome 12, mNycCou1.pri, whole genome shotgun sequence, one region contains:
- the SOAT2 gene encoding sterol O-acyltransferase 2 isoform X2, translating into MEPRAGCLRRRDGQRGEQEERPSGEGNAEMRGTPDLVQWSQHMEAMKTQLLEQAQGQLTELLDRVMWEAVQSYPSQGRPLPPTSLDSLSRTQEPSLGKRKVFVIRKSLLDELMEVQHFCTIYHMFIAGLCIFIISTLAINFINEGRLGPEFDLLIFSFGQLPLVLATWVPMFLSTLLAPYQALRLWARPGSGGAAWTLGPGLGCTLLAAQAAVLCVLPLHVAVENQLPPASRSVLVCEQVRLLMKSYSFLREAVPGTLRARRGEEVGAPSFSSYLYFLFCPTLIYKNTYPREKHKRMRNTLSPLLLQDTQHQVELCGQELCPGQKMGQKDGSPATYGGRGDIAGSKFLGCVLYITFILGHHCIPIFANMGREPFSTRALLFSILHTTLPGIFILLLIFFAILHCWFNAFAEMLRFGDRMFYRDWWNSTSFSNYYRTWNVVVHDWLYSYVYQDGLWLLGGRGRRVAILGVFLVSAVVHEYVLCFALGFFYPVMLILFLVFGGLLNFTMHDRHKGPAWNVLMWTLLSLGLGILISFYCLEWYTRRHCPLPQTTFWGLVTPRSWSCHP; encoded by the exons ATGGAGCCCAGGGCAGGCTGTTTGCGGCGGAGAGATGGGCAGAGAGGGGAGCAGGAGGAGCGACCCTCTGGAGAAG GAAATGCTGAGATGCGTGGAACCCCTGACTTGGTGCAATGGtctcaacatatggag GCTATGAAGACACAGTTGCTGGAACAAGCACAAGGACAGCTGACGGAGCTGCTGGATCGTGTCATGTGGGAGGCTGTACAATCCTACCCATCACAAGGCAGGCCTCTGCCCCCCACTTCCCTAGATTCTTTGAGCAG GACACAGGAGCCATCCCTAGGGAAACGGAAAGTTTTCGTCATTCGCAAGTCCCTGCTTGA TGAGCTGATGGAGGTACAGCACTTCTGCACCATCTACCACATGTTCATCGCCGGCCTGTGTATCTTCATCATCAGCACCCTGGCCATCAACTTCATCAATGAGGGCAG GCTGGGGCCGGAGTTTGACCTACTCATCTTCAGCTTTGGACAGCTGCCCCTGGTGCTGGCGACGTGGGTCCCCATGTTCCTGTCTACCCTGCTGGCGCCCTACCAGGCTCTGCGGCTGTGGGCGAGGCCGGGGTCCGGGGGCGCTGCCTGGACGCTGGGGCCCGGCCTGGGCTGCACGCTGCTGGCCGCCCAAGCCGCGGTGCTCTGCGTCCTGCCGCTTCACGTGGCGGTGGAGAACCAGCTCCCGCCCGCCTCGCGCAGCGTTCTGGTCTGTGAGCAG GTCAGGCTCCTGATGAAGAGCTACTCCTTCTTGAGAGAGGCTGTGCCTGGGACCCTTCGTGCCAGAAGAG GTGAGGAGGTGGGGGCCCCCAGTTTCTCCAGCTACCTCTACTTCCTCTTCTGCCCCACACTCATCTATAAGAACACTTACCCCAG GGAAAAGCATAAAAGGATGAGAAacacattgtctccattgctgcTGCAGGACACCCAACATCAGGTGGAATTATGTGGCCAAGAACTTTGCCCAGGTCAGAAGATGGGACAGAAGGATGGATCACCTGCTACTTATGGTGGCAGAGGAGACATTGCTGGGAGTAAG TTCCTGGGCTGTGTGCTCTACATcaccttcatcctgggccacCACTGTATTCCTATCTTTGCCAACATGGGCCGAGAGCCCTTCAGCACCCGTGCCCTGCTGTTCTCCATCCTGCATACCACGTTGCCAG GCATCTTCATTCTGCTACTCATCTTCTTTGCCATCTTACATTGCTGGTTCAATGCCTTTGCAGAGATGCTACGATTTGGAGATCGGATGTTCTATCGG GACTGGTGGAACTCAACCTCTTTCTCCAACTATTACCGCACTTGGAACGTGGTGGTCCATGACTGGCTGTACAGCTATGTGTATCAGGATGGGCTGTGG CTCCTTGGTGGCCGGGGCCGAAGGGTAGCCATCCTGGGCGTGTTCCTAGTCTCCGCAGTGGTCCATGAGTACGTCTTGTGCTTTGCCCTGGGGTTCTTCTACCCTGTCATGCTGATACTCTTCCTTGTCTTTGGAG GGCTGCTGAACTTCACCATGCATGACCGGCACAAAGGCCCGGCCTGGAATGTGCTGATGTGGACCCTGCTTTCTCTGGGCCTGGGCATCCTGATCAGCTTTTACTGCCTGGAGTGGTATACACGACGGCACTGCCCCTTGCCGCAG ACAACCTTCTGGGGACTGGTGACACCTCGGTCTTGGTCCTGCCACCCATAG
- the SOAT2 gene encoding sterol O-acyltransferase 2 isoform X4 has protein sequence MEPRAGCLRRRDGQRGEQEERPSGEGNAEMRGTPDLVQWSQHMEAMKTQLLEQAQGQLTELLDRVMWEAVQSYPSQGRPLPPTSLDSLSRTQEPSLGKRKVFVIRKSLLDELMEVQHFCTIYHMFIAGLCIFIISTLAINFINEGRLGPEFDLLIFSFGQLPLVLATWVPMFLSTLLAPYQALRLWARPGSGGAAWTLGPGLGCTLLAAQAAVLCVLPLHVAVENQLPPASRSVLVCEQVRLLMKSYSFLREAVPGTLRARRGEEVGAPSFSSYLYFLFCPTLIYKNTYPRTPNIRWNYVAKNFAQFLGCVLYITFILGHHCIPIFANMGREPFSTRALLFSILHTTLPGIFILLLIFFAILHCWFNAFAEMLRFGDRMFYRDWWNSTSFSNYYRTWNVVVHDWLYSYVYQDGLWLLGGRGRRVAILGVFLVSAVVHEYVLCFALGFFYPVMLILFLVFGGLLNFTMHDRHKGPAWNVLMWTLLSLGLGILISFYCLEWYTRRHCPLPQTTFWGLVTPRSWSCHP, from the exons ATGGAGCCCAGGGCAGGCTGTTTGCGGCGGAGAGATGGGCAGAGAGGGGAGCAGGAGGAGCGACCCTCTGGAGAAG GAAATGCTGAGATGCGTGGAACCCCTGACTTGGTGCAATGGtctcaacatatggag GCTATGAAGACACAGTTGCTGGAACAAGCACAAGGACAGCTGACGGAGCTGCTGGATCGTGTCATGTGGGAGGCTGTACAATCCTACCCATCACAAGGCAGGCCTCTGCCCCCCACTTCCCTAGATTCTTTGAGCAG GACACAGGAGCCATCCCTAGGGAAACGGAAAGTTTTCGTCATTCGCAAGTCCCTGCTTGA TGAGCTGATGGAGGTACAGCACTTCTGCACCATCTACCACATGTTCATCGCCGGCCTGTGTATCTTCATCATCAGCACCCTGGCCATCAACTTCATCAATGAGGGCAG GCTGGGGCCGGAGTTTGACCTACTCATCTTCAGCTTTGGACAGCTGCCCCTGGTGCTGGCGACGTGGGTCCCCATGTTCCTGTCTACCCTGCTGGCGCCCTACCAGGCTCTGCGGCTGTGGGCGAGGCCGGGGTCCGGGGGCGCTGCCTGGACGCTGGGGCCCGGCCTGGGCTGCACGCTGCTGGCCGCCCAAGCCGCGGTGCTCTGCGTCCTGCCGCTTCACGTGGCGGTGGAGAACCAGCTCCCGCCCGCCTCGCGCAGCGTTCTGGTCTGTGAGCAG GTCAGGCTCCTGATGAAGAGCTACTCCTTCTTGAGAGAGGCTGTGCCTGGGACCCTTCGTGCCAGAAGAG GTGAGGAGGTGGGGGCCCCCAGTTTCTCCAGCTACCTCTACTTCCTCTTCTGCCCCACACTCATCTATAAGAACACTTACCCCAG GACACCCAACATCAGGTGGAATTATGTGGCCAAGAACTTTGCCCAG TTCCTGGGCTGTGTGCTCTACATcaccttcatcctgggccacCACTGTATTCCTATCTTTGCCAACATGGGCCGAGAGCCCTTCAGCACCCGTGCCCTGCTGTTCTCCATCCTGCATACCACGTTGCCAG GCATCTTCATTCTGCTACTCATCTTCTTTGCCATCTTACATTGCTGGTTCAATGCCTTTGCAGAGATGCTACGATTTGGAGATCGGATGTTCTATCGG GACTGGTGGAACTCAACCTCTTTCTCCAACTATTACCGCACTTGGAACGTGGTGGTCCATGACTGGCTGTACAGCTATGTGTATCAGGATGGGCTGTGG CTCCTTGGTGGCCGGGGCCGAAGGGTAGCCATCCTGGGCGTGTTCCTAGTCTCCGCAGTGGTCCATGAGTACGTCTTGTGCTTTGCCCTGGGGTTCTTCTACCCTGTCATGCTGATACTCTTCCTTGTCTTTGGAG GGCTGCTGAACTTCACCATGCATGACCGGCACAAAGGCCCGGCCTGGAATGTGCTGATGTGGACCCTGCTTTCTCTGGGCCTGGGCATCCTGATCAGCTTTTACTGCCTGGAGTGGTATACACGACGGCACTGCCCCTTGCCGCAG ACAACCTTCTGGGGACTGGTGACACCTCGGTCTTGGTCCTGCCACCCATAG
- the SOAT2 gene encoding sterol O-acyltransferase 2 isoform X1 produces MEPRAGCLRRRDGQRGEQEERPSGEETESHCTALGRVPWRHTAHSNLNSWAYAILLPQPPEQLGLQAPATTPGHFFVAVWPGLGLNPPPSAYGAGALLTEPQAPPQTPWRVNEEASCSLGNAEMRGTPDLVQWSQHMEAMKTQLLEQAQGQLTELLDRVMWEAVQSYPSQGRPLPPTSLDSLSRTQEPSLGKRKVFVIRKSLLDELMEVQHFCTIYHMFIAGLCIFIISTLAINFINEGRLGPEFDLLIFSFGQLPLVLATWVPMFLSTLLAPYQALRLWARPGSGGAAWTLGPGLGCTLLAAQAAVLCVLPLHVAVENQLPPASRSVLVCEQVRLLMKSYSFLREAVPGTLRARRGEEVGAPSFSSYLYFLFCPTLIYKNTYPRTPNIRWNYVAKNFAQFLGCVLYITFILGHHCIPIFANMGREPFSTRALLFSILHTTLPGIFILLLIFFAILHCWFNAFAEMLRFGDRMFYRDWWNSTSFSNYYRTWNVVVHDWLYSYVYQDGLWLLGGRGRRVAILGVFLVSAVVHEYVLCFALGFFYPVMLILFLVFGGLLNFTMHDRHKGPAWNVLMWTLLSLGLGILISFYCLEWYTRRHCPLPQTTFWGLVTPRSWSCHP; encoded by the exons ATGGAGCCCAGGGCAGGCTGTTTGCGGCGGAGAGATGGGCAGAGAGGGGAGCAGGAGGAGCGACCCTCTGGAGAAG agacagagtctcactgtaccgcccttggtagagtgccgtggcgtcacacagctcacagcaacctcaactcctgggcttacgcaattctcttgcctcagcctcccgagcagctgggactacaggcgcccgccacaacgcccggccatttttttgttgcagtttggccggggctgggtttgaacccgccaccctcggcatatggggccggcgccctactcactgagccacaggcaccgccccag ACCCCCTGGAGGGTGAATGAAGAAGCTTCCTGTTCCCTGG GAAATGCTGAGATGCGTGGAACCCCTGACTTGGTGCAATGGtctcaacatatggag GCTATGAAGACACAGTTGCTGGAACAAGCACAAGGACAGCTGACGGAGCTGCTGGATCGTGTCATGTGGGAGGCTGTACAATCCTACCCATCACAAGGCAGGCCTCTGCCCCCCACTTCCCTAGATTCTTTGAGCAG GACACAGGAGCCATCCCTAGGGAAACGGAAAGTTTTCGTCATTCGCAAGTCCCTGCTTGA TGAGCTGATGGAGGTACAGCACTTCTGCACCATCTACCACATGTTCATCGCCGGCCTGTGTATCTTCATCATCAGCACCCTGGCCATCAACTTCATCAATGAGGGCAG GCTGGGGCCGGAGTTTGACCTACTCATCTTCAGCTTTGGACAGCTGCCCCTGGTGCTGGCGACGTGGGTCCCCATGTTCCTGTCTACCCTGCTGGCGCCCTACCAGGCTCTGCGGCTGTGGGCGAGGCCGGGGTCCGGGGGCGCTGCCTGGACGCTGGGGCCCGGCCTGGGCTGCACGCTGCTGGCCGCCCAAGCCGCGGTGCTCTGCGTCCTGCCGCTTCACGTGGCGGTGGAGAACCAGCTCCCGCCCGCCTCGCGCAGCGTTCTGGTCTGTGAGCAG GTCAGGCTCCTGATGAAGAGCTACTCCTTCTTGAGAGAGGCTGTGCCTGGGACCCTTCGTGCCAGAAGAG GTGAGGAGGTGGGGGCCCCCAGTTTCTCCAGCTACCTCTACTTCCTCTTCTGCCCCACACTCATCTATAAGAACACTTACCCCAG GACACCCAACATCAGGTGGAATTATGTGGCCAAGAACTTTGCCCAG TTCCTGGGCTGTGTGCTCTACATcaccttcatcctgggccacCACTGTATTCCTATCTTTGCCAACATGGGCCGAGAGCCCTTCAGCACCCGTGCCCTGCTGTTCTCCATCCTGCATACCACGTTGCCAG GCATCTTCATTCTGCTACTCATCTTCTTTGCCATCTTACATTGCTGGTTCAATGCCTTTGCAGAGATGCTACGATTTGGAGATCGGATGTTCTATCGG GACTGGTGGAACTCAACCTCTTTCTCCAACTATTACCGCACTTGGAACGTGGTGGTCCATGACTGGCTGTACAGCTATGTGTATCAGGATGGGCTGTGG CTCCTTGGTGGCCGGGGCCGAAGGGTAGCCATCCTGGGCGTGTTCCTAGTCTCCGCAGTGGTCCATGAGTACGTCTTGTGCTTTGCCCTGGGGTTCTTCTACCCTGTCATGCTGATACTCTTCCTTGTCTTTGGAG GGCTGCTGAACTTCACCATGCATGACCGGCACAAAGGCCCGGCCTGGAATGTGCTGATGTGGACCCTGCTTTCTCTGGGCCTGGGCATCCTGATCAGCTTTTACTGCCTGGAGTGGTATACACGACGGCACTGCCCCTTGCCGCAG ACAACCTTCTGGGGACTGGTGACACCTCGGTCTTGGTCCTGCCACCCATAG
- the SOAT2 gene encoding sterol O-acyltransferase 2 isoform X3: MRGTPDLVQWSQHMEAMKTQLLEQAQGQLTELLDRVMWEAVQSYPSQGRPLPPTSLDSLSRTQEPSLGKRKVFVIRKSLLDELMEVQHFCTIYHMFIAGLCIFIISTLAINFINEGRLGPEFDLLIFSFGQLPLVLATWVPMFLSTLLAPYQALRLWARPGSGGAAWTLGPGLGCTLLAAQAAVLCVLPLHVAVENQLPPASRSVLVCEQVRLLMKSYSFLREAVPGTLRARRGEEVGAPSFSSYLYFLFCPTLIYKNTYPREKHKRMRNTLSPLLLQDTQHQVELCGQELCPGQKMGQKDGSPATYGGRGDIAGSKFLGCVLYITFILGHHCIPIFANMGREPFSTRALLFSILHTTLPGIFILLLIFFAILHCWFNAFAEMLRFGDRMFYRDWWNSTSFSNYYRTWNVVVHDWLYSYVYQDGLWLLGGRGRRVAILGVFLVSAVVHEYVLCFALGFFYPVMLILFLVFGGLLNFTMHDRHKGPAWNVLMWTLLSLGLGILISFYCLEWYTRRHCPLPQTTFWGLVTPRSWSCHP, encoded by the exons ATGCGTGGAACCCCTGACTTGGTGCAATGGtctcaacatatggag GCTATGAAGACACAGTTGCTGGAACAAGCACAAGGACAGCTGACGGAGCTGCTGGATCGTGTCATGTGGGAGGCTGTACAATCCTACCCATCACAAGGCAGGCCTCTGCCCCCCACTTCCCTAGATTCTTTGAGCAG GACACAGGAGCCATCCCTAGGGAAACGGAAAGTTTTCGTCATTCGCAAGTCCCTGCTTGA TGAGCTGATGGAGGTACAGCACTTCTGCACCATCTACCACATGTTCATCGCCGGCCTGTGTATCTTCATCATCAGCACCCTGGCCATCAACTTCATCAATGAGGGCAG GCTGGGGCCGGAGTTTGACCTACTCATCTTCAGCTTTGGACAGCTGCCCCTGGTGCTGGCGACGTGGGTCCCCATGTTCCTGTCTACCCTGCTGGCGCCCTACCAGGCTCTGCGGCTGTGGGCGAGGCCGGGGTCCGGGGGCGCTGCCTGGACGCTGGGGCCCGGCCTGGGCTGCACGCTGCTGGCCGCCCAAGCCGCGGTGCTCTGCGTCCTGCCGCTTCACGTGGCGGTGGAGAACCAGCTCCCGCCCGCCTCGCGCAGCGTTCTGGTCTGTGAGCAG GTCAGGCTCCTGATGAAGAGCTACTCCTTCTTGAGAGAGGCTGTGCCTGGGACCCTTCGTGCCAGAAGAG GTGAGGAGGTGGGGGCCCCCAGTTTCTCCAGCTACCTCTACTTCCTCTTCTGCCCCACACTCATCTATAAGAACACTTACCCCAG GGAAAAGCATAAAAGGATGAGAAacacattgtctccattgctgcTGCAGGACACCCAACATCAGGTGGAATTATGTGGCCAAGAACTTTGCCCAGGTCAGAAGATGGGACAGAAGGATGGATCACCTGCTACTTATGGTGGCAGAGGAGACATTGCTGGGAGTAAG TTCCTGGGCTGTGTGCTCTACATcaccttcatcctgggccacCACTGTATTCCTATCTTTGCCAACATGGGCCGAGAGCCCTTCAGCACCCGTGCCCTGCTGTTCTCCATCCTGCATACCACGTTGCCAG GCATCTTCATTCTGCTACTCATCTTCTTTGCCATCTTACATTGCTGGTTCAATGCCTTTGCAGAGATGCTACGATTTGGAGATCGGATGTTCTATCGG GACTGGTGGAACTCAACCTCTTTCTCCAACTATTACCGCACTTGGAACGTGGTGGTCCATGACTGGCTGTACAGCTATGTGTATCAGGATGGGCTGTGG CTCCTTGGTGGCCGGGGCCGAAGGGTAGCCATCCTGGGCGTGTTCCTAGTCTCCGCAGTGGTCCATGAGTACGTCTTGTGCTTTGCCCTGGGGTTCTTCTACCCTGTCATGCTGATACTCTTCCTTGTCTTTGGAG GGCTGCTGAACTTCACCATGCATGACCGGCACAAAGGCCCGGCCTGGAATGTGCTGATGTGGACCCTGCTTTCTCTGGGCCTGGGCATCCTGATCAGCTTTTACTGCCTGGAGTGGTATACACGACGGCACTGCCCCTTGCCGCAG ACAACCTTCTGGGGACTGGTGACACCTCGGTCTTGGTCCTGCCACCCATAG
- the IGFBP6 gene encoding insulin-like growth factor-binding protein 6, with translation MTPHRLLPPLLLLTLLLAARPGGALVRCPGCGQGVQAGCPGDCVEEEDGGTPAEGCAEAEGCVRREGQQCGVYTPNCAPGLQCLPPKDDKAPLRALLLGRGSCGRARAPAEEKPKESKPQAGTAHPQDTTRRDQQRNPGTSTTPARPNSESVQDTEMGPCRRHLESVLQQLQTEVYRGAHTLYVPNCDHQGFYRKRQCRSSQGQRRGPCWCVDRMGQPLAGSPEGEGNSPCPTGSST, from the exons ATGACCCCCCACAGGCTGCTGCCGCCACTGCTGCTGCTAACTCTGCTGCTCGCTGCCCGCCCAGGAGGCGCTTTGGTGCGGTGCCCAGGCTGCGGGCAGGGGGTGCAGGCGGGCTGTCCAGGGGACTGcgtggaggaggaggatggggggaCGCCAGCGGAAGGCTGTGCAGAAGCAGAGGGCTGTGTCAGGAGAGAGGGCCAGCAGTGCGGGGTCTACACCCCTAACTGCGCCCCAGGACTGCAGTGTCTGCCGCCCAAGGACGACAAGGCGCCGTTGCGGGCACTGCTGCTGGGCCGCGGCAGCTGTGGCCGGGCCCGCGCGCCCGCGG AGGAGAAGCCTAAAGAGAGTAAACCCCAAGCAGGGACTGCTCACCCACAGGACACAACCCGCAGAGACCAACAGAGGAATCCGGGGACTTCTACCACTCCAGCACGGCCCAATTCTGAGAGTGTCCAAGACACCGAGATG GGCCCATGCCGAAGACACCTGGAGTCAGTGCTGCAGCAACTCCAGACCGAGGTCTACCGAGGGGCTCACACTCTCTACGTGCCTAATTGTGACCATCAAGGCTTCTACCGGAAGCGGCAG TGCCGCTCCTCTCAGGGGCAGCGCCGAGGTCCCTGCTGGTGTGTGGATCGGATGGGCCAGCCCCTGGCAGGGTCTCCAGAAGGCGAAGGAAACTCCCCTTGCCCCACTGGGAGTAGCACCTGA